In the Alteromonas sp. M12 genome, one interval contains:
- a CDS encoding FGGY family carbohydrate kinase, which translates to MYYSLILDIGKTNVKLHLLDENRKSVFSESRANNILSKGKFPHADVDGIFDWMASVCQRLTAQFEITAFSVTTHGATAALIDRNSEASSNGLVLPVLDYEYSGIGYAEYDDLRPEFSESLSPKLPAGLNLGKQLFWLQKRYPDAFSKCTDILMYPQYWVWRLTGQRCTEVTSLGCHTDLWAPLANDYSSLVKKMKWQTLFPEIVPAWQNIGKVSPSAAKLTGLSTSCEVFAGIHDSNASFLRYKIRQNDKPFTVISTGTWTVLMSSGTSTSCLSAKRDMLGNVDAMSSPIPCARFMGGREFEKICAMLGGAFGDPVESSVLQELINKEVMAIPDFSGGSGPFGGHTPAFIGEIEPKQGTETATLYCALMIDFQLDLLQSKSDIYIEGAFLQNPLLCSIIAQLRPGQPVWLSADNTGTVQGCASLIDWQKISSNSPLKIDLKPAVPTRLTNLKNYRDLWRERVQNS; encoded by the coding sequence ATGTATTACAGCTTAATTCTCGACATTGGGAAGACAAACGTTAAATTGCACCTTCTCGATGAGAACCGAAAATCCGTATTTAGTGAATCTAGAGCTAATAATATATTGTCAAAAGGTAAGTTTCCGCATGCAGATGTTGATGGTATTTTTGATTGGATGGCGTCAGTTTGTCAGCGATTGACAGCCCAATTCGAAATTACCGCATTCTCAGTCACTACACATGGAGCAACAGCTGCACTGATTGATAGAAATAGCGAGGCATCATCTAATGGTTTAGTTTTACCTGTTCTTGATTACGAATATTCAGGTATTGGTTATGCTGAATACGATGATTTAAGACCTGAATTTTCTGAAAGTTTATCGCCAAAACTCCCTGCAGGTTTAAATCTAGGTAAACAATTATTTTGGCTACAAAAAAGATACCCAGATGCATTTAGCAAATGCACTGATATTTTAATGTATCCACAATATTGGGTTTGGAGATTAACCGGGCAGCGATGCACTGAAGTTACATCCTTGGGTTGCCATACCGATTTATGGGCACCATTAGCCAACGACTATTCAAGTTTAGTGAAAAAAATGAAGTGGCAAACGCTCTTTCCTGAGATTGTTCCAGCCTGGCAAAATATCGGAAAAGTTAGCCCTTCCGCAGCAAAACTAACAGGTCTTAGTACATCCTGTGAAGTTTTCGCAGGTATCCATGATAGTAACGCAAGCTTTTTACGCTACAAAATACGTCAAAACGATAAACCTTTCACGGTTATATCAACCGGCACGTGGACAGTGTTGATGAGCTCAGGAACCTCTACCTCTTGTTTATCCGCAAAACGCGATATGCTTGGTAATGTGGATGCAATGTCGTCCCCTATTCCATGTGCTCGATTTATGGGTGGACGAGAGTTTGAAAAAATCTGCGCCATGTTAGGTGGCGCTTTTGGTGATCCTGTAGAGTCTTCGGTGTTGCAAGAGCTAATCAATAAAGAAGTTATGGCAATTCCTGACTTTAGTGGAGGAAGCGGTCCATTTGGTGGGCATACCCCGGCCTTTATAGGTGAAATTGAACCAAAGCAAGGAACCGAAACGGCTACGTTATATTGTGCACTAATGATCGATTTTCAATTAGACTTATTGCAATCAAAAAGCGATATTTATATTGAAGGAGCCTTTCTACAAAACCCATTGCTGTGCTCGATAATAGCGCAGTTGCGCCCAGGACAACCTGTTTGGCTTTCTGCAGATAACACCGGAACCGTGCAAGGTTGTGCTTCATTAATTGACTGGCAGAAAATATCCAGCAACTCACCGTTAAAAATAGACCTAAAACCGGCAGTTCCAACACGATTGACGAATTTGAAAAACTATAGAGATCTTTGGCGAGAGCGAGTTCAAAATAGTTAA